A DNA window from Fusarium fujikuroi IMI 58289 draft genome, chromosome FFUJ_chr11 contains the following coding sequences:
- a CDS encoding related to guanine deaminase, with product MPSVVVFRGAAIHSIDLQTLEFVDDATLIITDGLITGFWKNSADVPNDAFPSDAKIHSLPHGEFLIPGFVDTHNHAPQWPMRGLGQGLHILDWLDQVTFPFEARFSDPEYAKKMYEHTVQDFLRQGITTASYYGSRHAEATRILADICHAKGQRAFVGKCNMDRNAPDYLREESAEDSIRETKECIAHIRALRSAGEGQEGLVKPVVTPRFAICCTDELLRGLGDMVQADDTLAMQTHFNEAQQEIDFTKELFPQFKGSEADLYESYGLLNKRSILAHCTIMTDYEKERLEALKCGIAHCPIANMTVGGGFMVAPIRDFLRRGIKCGLGTDSGGGWASQMLSVIRQAMIASNAREVMSKGDDKALSLEEVFYLATMGGANVLCLEDKIGNFEVGKEFDAIWVATTTGLQSAMTPREEEDSLRGLFEKYVMTGDDRNVAQVFVKGRRVAGSREYD from the coding sequence ATGCCTTCTGTCGTAGTGTTCCGTGGCGCAGCCATTCACTCCATCGACCTCCAAACACTGGAATTTGTCGACGATGCAacactcatcatcaccgacgGCCTCATCACGGGATTTTGGAAGAACTCTGCCGATGTCCCCAACGATGCATTTCCCTCTGATGCCAAAATCCACAGTCTTCCTCACGGTGAATTCCTCATCCCCGGATTTGTTGACACTCATAACCACGCTCCCCAATGGCCGATGCGGGGTCTTGGCCAAGGTCTTCATATCCTCGATTGGCTCGACCAAGTGACCTTTCCCTTTGAAGCGCGCTTCTCTGATCCAGAGTATGCGAAAAAGATGTATGAACATACCGTTCAGGACTTTCTGCGACAGGGAATCACGACTGCTTCATACTATGGCTCCCGTCATGCTGAAGCGACACGCATTCTAGCAGACATATGCCACGCGAAAGGCCAACGCGCGTTTGTTGGAAAATGTAATATGGACAGAAATGCACCAGATTATCTTCGTGAGGAAAGCGCAGAGGACTCTATTCGCGAGACCAAGGAGTGCATTGCTCATATTCGTGCCCTAAGATCCGCCGGAGAGGGTCAAGAGGGGTTGGTGAAGCCGGTTGTCACACCAAGATTCGCAATCTGCTGCACTGACGAGCTTCTTCGTGGCCTTGGAGACATGGTACAGGCAGACGATACTCTGGCCATGCAAACACATTTCAACGAAGCTCAGCAAGAGATCGACTTCACCAAAGAGCTGTTCCCTCAGTTCAAAGGGAGCGAGGCTGATTTGTATGAAAGCTATGGTCTCCTCAACAAGCGCAGCATCCTTGCGCACTGCACCATCATGACCGACTACGAAAAGGAACGTCTCGAGGCGCTGAAGTGTGGTATAGCTCACTGTCCCATTGCCAACATGACCGTCGGCGGTGGTTTCATGGTAGCGCCTATCCGCGATTTCCTCCGTCGCGGGATTAAATGCGGTCTTGGTACCGATAGTGGAGGCGGCTGGGCATCTCAGATGCTATCGGTCATCAGACAAGCGATGATAGCTTCAAATGCCCGAGAGGTTATGTCCAAAGGTGATGACAAGGCTCTCTCACTTGAGGAAGTGTTCTACCTGGCGACAATGGGGGGCGCCAACGTGTTATGTCTCGAAGACAAGATTGGGAACTTTGAAGTTGGTAAAGAATTTGATGCCATTTGGGTAGCTACAACAACAGGACTGCAGTCCGCTATGACTCCtagagaggaggaagactcACTAAGGGGGTTATTCGAGAAGTATGTTATGACGGGCGATGATAGGAATGTGGCACAAGTTTTTGTCAAGGGTCGTAGAGTTGCGGGGAGCCGAGAGTATGACTAG